One segment of Solanum stenotomum isolate F172 chromosome 1, ASM1918654v1, whole genome shotgun sequence DNA contains the following:
- the LOC125843824 gene encoding probable carbohydrate esterase At4g34215 produces MAKSKALLMIMASCYFTAIANSQVKNIFLLAGQSNMSGLGGVVKNIWDGIVPPECSPNPAILKLDANLQWVEATEPLHADIDVNVTCGIGPGMPFANSLLNKTSCLGIVGLVPCAMAGNKISEWQKGTFLYNQLVMRAKASTVQEYGVIRAMLWYQGESDTMSQSDANSYKEKMQKFFSDLRNDVGIPELLIIQVALASGGKHYTEIVREAQLNPDLANVVTVDAKGLQLQKDNLHLTASSQVLLGHMMVDAFLETILTTTSSIDC; encoded by the exons ATGGCAAAGTCCAAGGCATTGCTTATGATTATGGCTTCATGTTATTTTACAGCTATAGCAAATTCACAGGTGAAGAACATCTTCTTACTAGCTGGACAGAGCAACATGTCGGGCCTAGGAGGTGTCGTGAAGAACATATGGGATGGTATTGTTCCGCCGGAGTGTAGCCCTAATCCGGCCATCCTTAAACTTGATGCCAATCTTCAATGGGTGGAGGCCACTGAACCTTTACATGCAGATATTGACGTGAACGTTACTTGTGGGATTGGTCCAG GTATGCCCTTTGCAAATTCTTTGTTGAATAAAACTTCGTGTCTTGGGATAGTAGGGTTGGTACCATGCGCGATGGCAGGGAACAAAATAAGTGAATGGCAAAAGGGGACTTTCCTTTACAATCAGCTGGTGATGAGAGCCAAGGCTTCTACAGTGCAAGAATATGGGGTGATTAGAGCTATGCTTTGGTATCAAGGGGAGAGTGACACAATGAGCCAGAGTGATGCAAAttcttataaagaaaaaatgcagaaatttttCAGTGACTTGAGAAATGATGTTGGGATACCAGAGCTTTTGATTATTCAG GTGGCTCTAGCTTCCGGAGGAAAACATTACACAGAAATAGTAAGAGAAGCACAGTTAAATCCTGACCTTGCTAATGTAGTAACTGTTGATGCCAAGGGCTTGCAGTTGCAAAAAGACAATTTACACCTTACTGCTTCTTCCCAAGTTCTTCTAGGACACATGATGGTTGATGCTTTTCTTGAGACAATCTTAACCACAACCTCATCTATTGATTGTTAA